The following coding sequences lie in one Euhalothece natronophila Z-M001 genomic window:
- the recF gene encoding DNA replication/repair protein RecF (All proteins in this family for which functions are known are DNA-binding proteins that assist the filamentation of RecA onto DNA for the initiation of recombination or recombinational repair.), translating to MYLEQLHLTRFRNYFNCSVAFEAQTIILLGNNAQGKSNLLEAVELLATLKSHRTSKDQDLIFQNEAIAQIEAVVKRLYRENTLTLTLRQKGRRTVALDREKLRRKTDFLGALNAVQFSSLDLDLVRGSPDKRRNWLDALLIQIEPIYAYILQEYNRVLRQRNALLKTIRKSLYEVSESNQVDNSTWEQLALWDAQLAANGSRVMRRRARVLERLTPIAQKWHNQISDHTEQLNLIYTANVTWSEDDPQQVQQAILDRIKLRQAAEQNLGTTVVGPHRDEVEFNINETPARSYGSQGQQRTLVLALKLAELELIETVVGEPPLLLLDDVLAELDLQRQNQLLSAIANRFQTIITTTHLNSFDQQWLKSSQVLTVDNGSLS from the coding sequence GTGTACTTAGAACAACTGCATCTGACTCGCTTCCGAAATTATTTTAATTGTTCTGTAGCATTTGAAGCACAGACAATTATTTTATTGGGAAATAATGCCCAAGGGAAATCAAATCTCTTAGAAGCAGTGGAATTATTAGCCACCTTAAAAAGCCATCGTACCAGTAAAGATCAGGATTTAATTTTCCAAAATGAAGCTATTGCCCAAATCGAAGCAGTAGTTAAACGCTTATATCGAGAGAATACGTTAACATTAACCTTACGTCAAAAAGGAAGGCGAACAGTTGCCCTTGATCGAGAAAAGCTACGGCGAAAAACTGATTTTTTAGGTGCTTTAAATGCAGTACAATTTTCGAGCTTAGATTTAGATTTAGTTCGCGGTTCTCCTGATAAACGTCGTAATTGGTTAGATGCTTTATTAATACAAATTGAACCGATTTATGCCTATATTTTACAAGAATATAATCGAGTTTTACGACAACGAAATGCCTTATTAAAAACAATCCGAAAATCTCTTTATGAAGTAAGTGAAAGTAATCAGGTTGACAATTCCACTTGGGAACAATTAGCCTTATGGGATGCCCAACTCGCTGCGAATGGATCACGAGTAATGCGAAGACGGGCAAGAGTTTTAGAAAGATTAACTCCGATCGCGCAAAAATGGCATAATCAAATTAGTGATCATACCGAACAATTAAATCTCATTTATACCGCCAATGTTACTTGGTCAGAAGATGATCCTCAACAAGTCCAACAAGCCATATTAGATCGGATCAAACTTCGTCAAGCCGCCGAACAAAATTTGGGAACCACCGTAGTTGGGCCCCATCGCGATGAAGTAGAATTTAATATTAATGAAACCCCAGCCCGAAGTTATGGTTCACAAGGGCAACAAAGAACCCTCGTATTAGCCCTAAAATTAGCGGAATTAGAACTAATTGAAACAGTGGTAGGAGAACCCCCCTTATTACTGTTAGATGACGTTTTAGCGGAATTAGACTTGCAACGCCAAAATCAACTTCTAAGCGCGATCGCGAATCGGTTTCAAACCATTATTACCACCACTCATCTCAACTCATTTGATCAGCAATGGCTAAAATCCTCACAAGTGTTAACCGTTGACAATGGAAGTTTATCCTAA
- a CDS encoding LmeA family phospholipid-binding protein, with protein sequence MIGGLTSFQGKGSDWGENLLNSVASNTLRHLFTQCDQLEVKVSCHPSSKLLQGSIDSFNMSGKGLVIRKAFRTEEMWFETDAVAIDFSSALKGKITLKQPTQAIAQVKLLEEDINQAFKAQLVRKRLENLTAPTLTELSGGDPVSFTDINLTLLPNNQIQIDAKADLGQAGVIPVSLTCTLGVERRRRLLYKNVTFQADNVPKEHQVVSEKLTEVLGDILNNMVDLDRFNLDGVKMRINRLETQGKTLVFSGYAQINHIPRQG encoded by the coding sequence ATGATTGGTGGCTTAACCAGTTTTCAAGGTAAGGGTAGTGATTGGGGAGAGAATCTTCTTAATAGTGTTGCTAGTAATACTCTTCGCCACCTATTTACTCAATGTGATCAGTTGGAAGTAAAAGTCAGCTGTCACCCCTCTAGCAAATTACTACAGGGTAGCATCGATAGCTTCAACATGAGTGGGAAAGGTTTAGTAATTCGCAAAGCCTTTCGCACTGAGGAAATGTGGTTTGAAACTGATGCTGTTGCGATTGACTTTAGTTCAGCATTAAAAGGTAAAATTACACTCAAACAGCCTACTCAAGCGATCGCGCAAGTTAAACTGCTCGAAGAAGATATTAATCAAGCCTTTAAAGCCCAGTTAGTAAGAAAACGCCTTGAAAATCTTACTGCCCCTACCTTAACTGAACTTTCTGGCGGTGATCCAGTTTCTTTTACTGACATCAATTTAACATTATTGCCCAATAACCAAATTCAAATAGACGCTAAGGCAGATTTAGGTCAAGCAGGTGTTATCCCCGTTAGTCTAACTTGTACTTTAGGTGTAGAAAGACGAAGACGATTATTATATAAAAATGTAACATTTCAAGCGGACAATGTCCCGAAGGAACACCAAGTAGTTAGTGAAAAGTTAACTGAGGTTTTAGGTGATATTCTCAATAATATGGTAGATTTAGACCGTTTTAACCTTGATGGAGTCAAAATGCGGATCAACCGCTTAGAAACCCAAGGTAAAACTCTTGTTTTTAGTGGCTATGCTCAAATTAATCATATTCCTCGTCAAGGATAA
- a CDS encoding LOG family protein, whose product MPGYLHQNNSDAIASAIDKLVKTLPPTAKGGWIKEAIEVLVRLAEEDIASADWKIIATTLKDLEKGFNVFQPYRHIRKVTIFGSARIAEDRKIYQLAKQFAHNLAREGFMVMTGAGGGIMAAGNEGAGRERSFGLNINLPFEQGANPYIEPDKLLNFKYFFTRKLFFLRESDAIALFPGGYGTQDEAFECLTLCQTGKQSPVPLVLIDEPGGDYWKAWDNYICKHLIKEGLVSPDDNCIYTITDDLEVACRAIEDFYRVYHSSRYVGNLLVIRLNGEPTDAQVAWLNQEFSDIVVEGEIRKSAPLHEENGDGTEQLPRLVFHFNQRDLGRLYRLIRRLNSFSISVPPAVETHPEIK is encoded by the coding sequence ATGCCTGGATATCTCCATCAAAATAATTCTGACGCGATCGCGAGTGCAATTGACAAGTTGGTAAAGACTCTTCCGCCTACCGCAAAAGGGGGTTGGATTAAAGAGGCAATTGAAGTTTTAGTTCGTCTTGCAGAAGAAGACATTGCAAGTGCAGATTGGAAAATTATTGCCACTACCCTTAAAGACTTAGAAAAAGGATTTAACGTTTTTCAGCCTTATCGCCATATTCGCAAAGTAACCATTTTTGGTTCTGCTAGGATTGCAGAAGATAGAAAAATTTATCAACTAGCAAAACAATTTGCCCATAATCTGGCTAGAGAAGGATTTATGGTGATGACTGGGGCTGGCGGTGGAATTATGGCTGCTGGGAATGAAGGAGCTGGGCGTGAACGCTCGTTTGGCTTAAATATTAATCTCCCCTTTGAACAAGGAGCTAATCCTTACATTGAGCCGGATAAGTTACTGAACTTTAAGTATTTCTTTACCCGCAAGTTGTTTTTTTTACGAGAAAGTGACGCGATCGCGCTTTTTCCGGGAGGGTATGGTACGCAGGATGAAGCCTTTGAATGTTTAACTTTATGTCAAACGGGAAAACAGTCTCCAGTTCCTCTAGTGTTGATTGATGAACCTGGGGGTGACTATTGGAAGGCTTGGGATAACTATATTTGCAAACATTTAATTAAAGAAGGATTAGTGAGCCCTGATGATAATTGCATTTATACCATTACTGATGATTTAGAGGTTGCCTGTCGCGCGATCGAGGATTTTTATCGGGTTTATCATTCTAGTCGTTATGTGGGTAACTTGCTGGTGATCCGCTTAAATGGTGAACCCACAGATGCACAGGTAGCATGGTTAAATCAAGAATTTAGCGACATTGTAGTGGAAGGAGAAATTAGAAAAAGTGCCCCTCTACACGAAGAAAATGGCGATGGAACTGAGCAACTGCCACGTTTAGTCTTCCATTTTAATCAACGAGATTTAGGACGCTTGTATAGGCTAATTCGACGGCTTAATAGCTTTTCTATATCAGTTCCCCCTGCTGTAGAAACTCATCCGGAAATCAAATAA
- the trxA gene encoding thioredoxin encodes MVATAEVTDSSFQQEVLESDQTVLVDFWAPWCGPCRMVAPVVEEISEQYAGQVKVVKVNTDENPNVASQYGIRSIPTLMIFKDGQRVDMVVGAVPKTTLANTLEKYL; translated from the coding sequence ATGGTAGCAACTGCAGAAGTCACCGATAGTAGCTTCCAACAGGAAGTTCTAGAAAGCGATCAAACTGTACTGGTTGATTTTTGGGCTCCCTGGTGCGGTCCTTGTCGCATGGTCGCCCCTGTGGTAGAGGAAATCTCAGAACAATATGCTGGTCAAGTTAAGGTGGTTAAGGTTAATACCGATGAAAATCCCAACGTTGCTAGTCAATATGGCATTCGTAGCATCCCCACCTTGATGATATTTAAGGATGGGCAGCGGGTGGATATGGTTGTTGGGGCAGTTCCAAAAACAACCCTAGCTAATACTTTAGAAAAATATCTATAA
- a CDS encoding NADH-quinone oxidoreductase subunit K: MLEGFIFATVLCGFFGLFLKKNLMMKILAMDVMTTGVVAYYVLVASRGGVQTPIANEAETTSYADPVPQAVILTVIVIGFSTQALMLVGAMKLSQDHPTLESTEIERNHLP; encoded by the coding sequence ATGTTAGAAGGATTTATATTTGCCACAGTTCTATGTGGTTTTTTCGGGCTTTTCCTCAAAAAAAATCTCATGATGAAAATCCTAGCCATGGATGTCATGACTACTGGGGTAGTAGCTTACTATGTTTTAGTTGCCTCTCGAGGAGGAGTGCAGACTCCCATTGCTAATGAAGCAGAAACAACTAGCTATGCGGATCCTGTGCCACAAGCCGTAATTTTAACGGTGATTGTGATTGGGTTTTCAACGCAAGCATTAATGTTAGTCGGGGCAATGAAACTCAGCCAAGATCACCCCACATTGGAAAGCACTGAAATTGAGAGAAATCATCTGCCATGA
- a CDS encoding cation:proton antiporter, giving the protein MTTITIIWLLSPLLFGIGLYLVPKLAQYIALTISLLSMGYALALMITPEWYGSWQLLDSFGITFVTDALSSYFILTNALVTIAVVLFSWQSGKTAFFYVQLMIVHASVNTVFICADFITLYVALELLGIAVFLLIAYPRTERSIWLALRYLFVSSAAMLFYLIGAILVYQSSNSFAFEGLDQGSSEAVVLILLGLLTKGGIFILGFWSPLTNSESETSVSALLSGIVEKGAVFPLVRLTLMLDDLNWIIILFGVGTVYLGVTYAIFEEDTKGTLAFSTFSQLGWILVAPTVGGFYALAHGLAKAAIFFITDLLPSRNFNTLQNKSVQTGVWVALVIPCLSISGFPLVTGFGAKMLTLDNLLPPLPTVVMDVAAIGTAVVYAKFIFLPRGGQTPIKTSILISLVFLMGGLIIGNYLVYEAYTLFNVGKAIIIVLSGWLGYFLIKQWLGFGLPRNLENFEHLIGIMSLTVVGLLGIVLA; this is encoded by the coding sequence ATGACCACAATAACTATCATTTGGCTACTCTCCCCTCTTTTGTTTGGAATCGGTCTTTATTTAGTCCCTAAACTGGCACAGTATATTGCCTTAACCATCTCGCTACTATCAATGGGGTATGCTTTAGCACTTATGATCACTCCTGAGTGGTACGGGTCATGGCAATTATTAGATAGTTTTGGCATTACTTTTGTCACCGATGCGTTAAGTAGCTATTTCATCTTAACCAATGCCTTAGTGACAATTGCAGTTGTCCTTTTTTCTTGGCAAAGTGGCAAAACTGCTTTTTTTTATGTGCAATTGATGATTGTTCATGCCAGTGTTAATACTGTTTTCATCTGTGCTGATTTTATTACTTTATATGTAGCGCTAGAACTTCTTGGGATTGCCGTTTTCCTATTAATTGCTTATCCCCGAACAGAACGCTCAATTTGGTTAGCGCTACGGTATCTCTTTGTAAGCAGTGCTGCTATGCTGTTTTATTTAATTGGGGCAATTTTAGTTTATCAAAGCAGTAACTCATTTGCCTTTGAGGGGTTAGATCAGGGTTCGAGTGAAGCAGTTGTACTGATTTTACTAGGTCTTCTCACAAAAGGAGGAATCTTTATTTTAGGATTTTGGTCTCCTTTAACCAACTCAGAATCTGAAACCTCTGTATCTGCATTACTATCAGGCATTGTTGAAAAGGGGGCTGTATTTCCACTAGTCCGTTTGACGCTCATGCTAGATGACCTGAATTGGATCATTATTTTATTTGGCGTTGGCACGGTTTATTTAGGGGTTACTTATGCCATCTTTGAAGAAGATACTAAGGGGACGTTAGCTTTTAGTACCTTTTCTCAGCTGGGTTGGATTTTAGTTGCCCCGACGGTAGGAGGATTCTACGCCCTAGCCCACGGACTGGCTAAAGCTGCCATCTTTTTTATCACCGATCTATTACCCAGCCGGAATTTTAATACGCTTCAAAATAAATCCGTTCAAACGGGGGTTTGGGTTGCTTTAGTTATTCCCTGTCTTTCCATTTCAGGATTTCCTTTAGTTACTGGGTTTGGAGCGAAGATGTTGACCCTAGATAATTTACTGCCTCCTTTGCCAACAGTTGTGATGGATGTGGCAGCAATTGGAACTGCAGTGGTTTATGCCAAGTTTATTTTTCTTCCTCGGGGAGGTCAGACTCCGATTAAAACTAGCATTTTAATTTCTCTTGTCTTTTTAATGGGGGGGCTGATCATTGGTAATTACTTAGTTTATGAAGCTTACACTCTCTTTAATGTTGGGAAAGCAATTATCATTGTTTTAAGTGGTTGGTTAGGATATTTCTTGATTAAGCAATGGTTAGGATTTGGTTTGCCTCGGAATTTAGAAAATTTTGAACATCTCATTGGCATTATGAGTTTAACGGTTGTTGGGTTGTTGGGGATAGTTTTGGCATGA
- a CDS encoding Na+/H+ antiporter subunit E, protein MIESFNFVLRLAIWFLLTAELSAINILFGVAVALLLPQPRRRRVMIRDWLKVLGEIAIAIPKAYIEAFELILFPHTQEEITMERVKPNRTPGLIFLDIFLITFTPKTIVSQYHQRGWYEVHRVKRKTRK, encoded by the coding sequence ATGATAGAAAGTTTTAACTTTGTCTTACGTTTAGCGATTTGGTTTTTATTAACAGCCGAGTTAAGTGCGATTAATATCCTATTTGGCGTTGCAGTGGCTTTGTTGCTTCCGCAACCTCGCAGGCGACGGGTTATGATTCGAGATTGGTTAAAAGTTCTTGGGGAGATTGCGATAGCAATTCCTAAGGCCTACATAGAAGCATTTGAGCTGATTCTATTTCCTCACACTCAAGAAGAGATTACTATGGAAAGGGTTAAACCTAATCGGACGCCTGGTCTAATTTTTCTTGATATTTTTTTGATCACGTTTACCCCGAAAACAATTGTTTCTCAGTATCATCAACGGGGTTGGTATGAAGTTCATCGAGTAAAACGGAAAACGAGGAAATGA
- a CDS encoding monovalent cation/H(+) antiporter subunit G — MIDILSYGLMGLGVFFWFWGTFPLLGNRSVLFKLHTLSVSDTLGSINILVGLLLRIPEQWPLILLALITLAIWNTVLGYVLAYCSSHEKRNG, encoded by the coding sequence ATTATTGATATTTTAAGCTATGGTTTGATGGGATTGGGGGTGTTTTTTTGGTTTTGGGGCACCTTTCCGTTACTAGGGAATCGTTCAGTTTTATTTAAACTGCATACGCTTTCTGTGTCGGATACATTAGGGTCAATTAATATTCTGGTAGGGCTCTTATTACGAATTCCAGAACAATGGCCGTTAATTTTACTGGCTTTGATTACACTAGCAATCTGGAATACGGTTTTGGGCTATGTTTTAGCTTACTGTTCAAGTCATGAGAAGCGCAATGGCTGA
- a CDS encoding DUF4040 domain-containing protein, with the protein MADNLYIVILTALLPVTACILLFQVNPYYALIIRGILGEVAALVYVLFGAAEVALTEAFVGTMLAITLYAIAVRSSLRMRLGVLENHLEKTTDEGESLLSALRQMLNKYHMRLEVVTYGNSQELNSALETKDVHTICISPREDADSFYHLHTRIQRLYHIMQSDLPENIATLSYTEPTQISEEKIIDQVGQK; encoded by the coding sequence ATGGCTGATAATTTATATATTGTAATTCTAACGGCATTACTTCCTGTTACTGCTTGCATTTTACTGTTTCAGGTTAACCCTTATTACGCGCTAATTATTCGAGGGATTTTAGGAGAAGTAGCGGCTTTGGTTTATGTCCTATTTGGGGCGGCGGAAGTGGCTTTAACCGAGGCGTTTGTGGGAACAATGTTAGCGATTACCCTTTACGCGATCGCGGTTCGTTCTTCTTTAAGAATGCGTCTGGGGGTTCTAGAAAATCATTTGGAAAAAACCACTGATGAAGGAGAATCGTTATTATCAGCACTACGGCAGATGCTAAATAAGTATCATATGCGGCTAGAAGTTGTGACTTATGGAAATTCACAAGAGCTAAACTCAGCGCTAGAGACAAAAGATGTGCATACCATTTGCATTTCCCCGAGAGAGGATGCTGATTCCTTTTATCACTTGCACACTCGAATCCAACGTCTCTATCACATTATGCAATCAGATTTACCTGAAAATATCGCAACTCTAAGCTATACTGAGCCGACGCAAATTTCAGAAGAAAAAATCATTGATCAAGTAGGACAAAAATAG